The following proteins are co-located in the Defluviitalea raffinosedens genome:
- the galE gene encoding UDP-glucose 4-epimerase GalE, with translation MPILICGGAGYIGSHTVEELIAKGEEVIVVDNLQKGHKGAVNPKAKLYVGDIRDEAFLDQVFKENTIEAVIDFAAESLVGESVIDPLKYYHNNVYGTVTLLKKMHEYNVKKIVFSSTAATYGEPENIPILESDKTLPTNPYGDTKLAVEKMLKWCDNAYGIKYVVLRYFNAAGAHKSGKIGEDHKPESHLIPIILQVALGKRDKIMIFGDDYPTEDGSCIRDYIHVTDLADAHILAVEKLRKDNTSAIYNLGNGKGFSVKEVIEVARKVTGHEIPAEVAPRRAGDPAVLIASSDKIIKELGWNPKYTSLEEIIQSAWDWHRTHPDGYQD, from the coding sequence ATGCCAATTTTAATATGTGGCGGTGCAGGCTATATAGGAAGCCATACTGTAGAAGAACTCATTGCAAAGGGAGAAGAAGTGATCGTAGTAGATAATCTTCAAAAAGGACATAAAGGGGCAGTAAACCCAAAGGCAAAACTATATGTGGGAGACATCAGGGACGAAGCCTTTTTAGACCAGGTATTTAAAGAAAATACTATAGAAGCAGTTATAGATTTTGCAGCAGAATCCTTAGTTGGAGAGAGCGTTATAGATCCCTTAAAGTATTACCATAATAACGTATATGGAACAGTTACTTTGCTTAAGAAAATGCATGAATATAACGTGAAGAAAATTGTATTTTCATCCACTGCAGCAACTTACGGCGAGCCGGAAAATATTCCAATATTAGAAAGCGACAAAACGCTTCCAACAAACCCTTACGGGGATACTAAGCTCGCCGTAGAGAAAATGCTGAAATGGTGTGACAATGCCTACGGTATTAAGTATGTAGTCCTTCGTTATTTCAATGCTGCCGGAGCCCATAAAAGCGGAAAAATTGGTGAAGACCACAAGCCTGAGAGCCACCTTATTCCAATTATCCTTCAAGTGGCTTTGGGAAAAAGAGATAAAATCATGATTTTTGGTGATGATTATCCAACAGAAGACGGCAGCTGCATAAGAGACTATATCCACGTAACAGATCTTGCAGATGCCCATATTTTAGCCGTGGAAAAGCTGAGAAAAGATAATACGTCAGCGATTTATAATCTGGGTAACGGAAAAGGATTTTCTGTAAAAGAAGTTATAGAAGTAGCAAGGAAAGTAACAGGACATGAAATTCCTGCCGAAGTTGCTCCAAGACGTGCAGGAGACCCGGCAGTTCTCATCGCATCTTCAGATAAAATCATCAAAGAGTTAGGCTGGAATCCTAAGTATACTTCTTTGGAAGAAATCATACAAAGTGCATGGGATTGGCACAGAACTCATCCGGACGGATATCAGGACTAG
- a CDS encoding galactokinase, with amino-acid sequence MNNQELKSRFTELYGQGEEPSLFFAPGRINLIGEHIDYNGGNVFPCALDFGTTAAARKRNDSKIKFASVNFPDILVEVDVNNIAYDKKDGWTNYPKGVVDQFLKKGFALGGFEVLYYGAIPNGAGLSSSASIELVTCVLLKDFFNCEIDQLEMVKLSQKVENEFVGVNCGIMDQFAVGMGKKDRAIYLNCDTLEYEYVPVNLQGMKLIIANTNKRRGLEDSKYNERRRECDMAVAALQTRLDIDYLADLTPEVWEENKHLITFETVRKRAEHAVYENARVKEAVAKLKQGDIIAFGKLLNESHKSLRDLYEVTGFELDTLVEEAWKIDGVLGARMTGAGFGGCTISIVKEEAVNRFMRQVGENYEKKTGLKADFYIANIGDGARKLD; translated from the coding sequence ATGAATAATCAAGAACTTAAAAGTCGCTTTACAGAACTTTATGGTCAGGGCGAAGAACCAAGTCTTTTCTTTGCACCAGGAAGAATTAATTTGATAGGAGAACATATTGACTATAACGGCGGTAATGTTTTTCCCTGCGCTCTGGACTTTGGAACCACTGCTGCTGCACGAAAAAGAAATGACAGCAAAATAAAATTTGCATCAGTTAATTTCCCTGACATCCTTGTAGAAGTGGATGTAAATAATATTGCATATGATAAAAAAGACGGCTGGACAAATTATCCGAAAGGCGTTGTGGACCAGTTTCTTAAAAAAGGTTTTGCTCTGGGAGGTTTTGAAGTTTTATACTATGGCGCTATTCCCAATGGAGCAGGGCTTTCCTCTTCAGCATCCATTGAACTGGTTACTTGTGTTTTATTAAAAGATTTCTTTAATTGTGAGATCGATCAACTGGAAATGGTAAAACTTTCTCAAAAGGTAGAAAATGAATTTGTGGGCGTTAATTGCGGCATCATGGACCAATTTGCCGTAGGCATGGGCAAAAAAGACAGAGCCATTTACTTAAACTGCGATACTTTAGAATATGAATATGTTCCGGTAAATCTTCAAGGTATGAAATTAATCATCGCCAATACCAATAAAAGAAGAGGATTAGAAGATTCAAAATACAACGAAAGAAGAAGAGAATGCGATATGGCGGTTGCAGCCCTTCAAACCCGTCTGGATATCGATTATTTGGCAGATCTTACTCCCGAAGTTTGGGAAGAAAACAAACACCTTATTACCTTTGAAACTGTAAGAAAAAGAGCAGAACATGCAGTGTATGAAAATGCCCGGGTAAAAGAAGCAGTTGCAAAGCTTAAACAAGGAGATATTATAGCTTTCGGAAAACTCTTGAATGAATCCCATAAATCCTTAAGAGATTTATATGAAGTAACTGGCTTTGAATTAGATACTTTAGTAGAAGAAGCATGGAAAATAGACGGTGTTTTGGGTGCCCGTATGACCGGAGCAGGATTTGGAGGCTGTACGATCTCTATTGTAAAAGAAGAAGCAGTGAACAGATTTATGAGGCAGGTAGGAGAAAATTACGAAAAGAAAACCGGCTTAAAAGCTGATTTTTACATTGCCAATATAGGAGACGGAGCTAGAAAATTAGACTAG
- a CDS encoding LacI family DNA-binding transcriptional regulator codes for MEKPTIADVAKYAGVSITTVSRVINNNYPVKEETRQKVEEAINALNFKPNYLARSLIGKSTHTIGVVVPSITNLFFPVVVKGIEKVCSQKTFSLFLCDTDGKEESERTQIQNLLEKQVDGILVIDPRYENIENGFYEECAKKIPLVLINGYHRGVRCNFVLNDQEMGTLQAMEYLIKLGHRDIAFLRAKNSYSYDIKEQVYYETLKKHQIPIRKENILVIENGNGLETVELAIQVVQKRLEQEEPPTAIFACNDWMGVGVMQAAKRLGISIPEDLSVIGYDNIVISEISEPKLTTVDQNMYALGKTSARLLLDIIKHPGHGFQKIILDTNLMIRESCTSPKK; via the coding sequence TTGGAAAAGCCGACCATAGCAGACGTGGCAAAGTACGCAGGCGTATCGATTACCACCGTATCCAGAGTGATCAATAATAATTACCCCGTAAAAGAAGAAACCAGACAAAAAGTTGAAGAGGCCATAAACGCATTAAATTTTAAACCGAATTATCTTGCCAGAAGCCTAATCGGAAAAAGTACCCACACCATAGGAGTGGTTGTCCCGAGTATTACCAACCTATTCTTTCCTGTTGTGGTAAAGGGCATAGAGAAAGTGTGCAGTCAAAAAACTTTTTCTCTTTTTTTATGTGATACCGACGGAAAAGAAGAATCCGAAAGAACTCAGATCCAAAATCTTTTGGAAAAGCAAGTGGATGGCATTTTAGTTATAGACCCCAGGTATGAAAATATAGAAAACGGTTTCTATGAAGAATGTGCCAAGAAAATCCCTTTGGTACTGATCAATGGCTATCATAGAGGAGTGCGCTGCAATTTTGTCCTGAATGACCAGGAAATGGGTACCCTGCAGGCAATGGAGTATCTCATTAAGCTGGGGCATAGGGATATTGCCTTTTTAAGAGCCAAAAACAGCTACTCTTATGACATAAAAGAACAAGTTTATTATGAAACCTTAAAAAAGCATCAAATCCCTATAAGGAAAGAGAACATTTTGGTCATAGAAAACGGGAACGGATTAGAAACCGTGGAGCTTGCTATCCAGGTAGTTCAAAAAAGACTGGAGCAAGAAGAACCCCCAACTGCAATTTTTGCCTGCAATGATTGGATGGGGGTAGGTGTGATGCAGGCAGCCAAAAGGTTGGGAATATCTATCCCAGAGGATTTATCCGTGATAGGATATGACAACATAGTCATTTCAGAAATCAGCGAACCAAAACTTACAACCGTAGATCAGAATATGTATGCTCTAGGAAAAACATCAGCAAGACTTTTGCTGGACATCATAAAACACCCAGGGCATGGCTTTCAAAAAATCATCCTGGACACCAATCTGATGATCAGAGAATCCTGCACAAGCCCTAAAAAATAA